In the Gossypium raimondii isolate GPD5lz chromosome 9, ASM2569854v1, whole genome shotgun sequence genome, one interval contains:
- the LOC105797857 gene encoding uncharacterized protein LOC105797857 isoform X2 — MGLSSFLRPLIVFLIFIISVLAIQITPVSAELKVSTQPQGDKRMPNPPPTPARNMLNRIHLLLIITIPNGHLLLYVWHLSLQLEYGLFHYLVQRGMMIRLSFTC, encoded by the exons ATGGGTTTATCCTCCTTCTTACGCCCTCTCATTGTCTTCCTTATCTTCATAATCTCAGTGTTGGCCATTCAGATCACTCCTGTTTCTGCAG AATTGAAGGTGAGCACACAGCCACAAGGTGATAAACGCATGCCAAATCCACCACCAACTCCGGCTCGAAACATGCTTAATCGTATTCATCTATTGCTCATAATTACAATACCAAATGGTCATTTACTACTCTATGTATGGCATTTAAGTTTGCAATTAGAGTATGGTCTTTTTCATTATCTTGTGCAAAGGGGGATGATGATACGTCTATCGTTTACATGTTGA
- the LOC105797857 gene encoding uncharacterized protein LOC105797857 isoform X1 → MGLSSFLRPLIVFLIFIISVLAIQITPVSADIEHVGVNENAELKVSTQPQGDKRMPNPPPTPARNMLNRIHLLLIITIPNGHLLLYVWHLSLQLEYGLFHYLVQRGMMIRLSFTC, encoded by the exons ATGGGTTTATCCTCCTTCTTACGCCCTCTCATTGTCTTCCTTATCTTCATAATCTCAGTGTTGGCCATTCAGATCACTCCTGTTTCTGCAG ATATTGAGCATGTTGGGGTTAATGAAAATGCAGAATTGAAGGTGAGCACACAGCCACAAGGTGATAAACGCATGCCAAATCCACCACCAACTCCGGCTCGAAACATGCTTAATCGTATTCATCTATTGCTCATAATTACAATACCAAATGGTCATTTACTACTCTATGTATGGCATTTAAGTTTGCAATTAGAGTATGGTCTTTTTCATTATCTTGTGCAAAGGGGGATGATGATACGTCTATCGTTTACATGTTGA